A region from the Hippoglossus hippoglossus isolate fHipHip1 chromosome 16, fHipHip1.pri, whole genome shotgun sequence genome encodes:
- the hibadhb gene encoding 3-hydroxyisobutyrate dehydrogenase b, translating into MAAVLRGSRYLVGRCSKHVDFVCVSTRSMASKTQVGFIGLGNMGNPMAKNLLKHGYPVIATDVFPESCKEVQELGAQIVDNPAEVADKADRIITMLPSSPNVIDVYTGPNGILKKVKKGSLLIDSSTIDPSVSKEMAAAAEKMGAVFMDAPVSGGVGAASSGKLTFMVGGAEEEFTAAKELLSCMGANVVYCGQVGTGQAAKICNNMLLAIGMIGTSETMNLGIRLGLDPKLLAKILNMSSGRCWSSDTYNPVPGVMEGVPSGNNYQGGFGTQLMAKDLGLAQNTATNTKTPVPLGSLAHQMYRMMCARGYANKDFSSVFQFLREEDGQ; encoded by the exons ATGGCCGCCGTGCTCAGAGGGTCTCGGTACCTAGTTGGAAGGTGTAGCAAGCATGTTGACTTTGTGTGCG TCTCCACAAGGTCTATGGCCTCAAAGACACAGGTGGGGTTTATTGGTCTGGGCAATATGGGAAACCCAATGGCAAAGAACTTGCTGAAGCACGGATACCCAGTCATTGCCACAGATGTGTTCCCGGAGTCGTGCAAGGAAGTGCAAGAGCTGGGAGCTCAG ATTGTGGATAATCCAGCTGAGGTAGCCGACAAGGCCGACCGTATTATCACAATGCTCCCCTCTAGTCCCAATGTCATCGACGTGTACACCGGACCTAATGGCATTCTCAA AAAGGTAAAGAAAGGCTCCCTCCTCATTGACTCCAGCACCATCGACCCATCTGTTTCAAAAgagatggctgctgctgcagagaagatGGGTGCAGTTTTTATGGATGCACCAGTATCAGGAG GTGTGGGTGCTGCTAGTTCGGGTAAACTGACTTTTATGGtcggaggagcggaggaggaatTTACTGCAGCCAAAGAACTGCTCAGCTGCATGGGAGCCAATGTGGTGTACTGCGGTCAAGTTGGAACTGGACAG GCTGCTAAAATATGCAACAACATGCTTTTAGCCATTGGAATGATTGGTACTTCAGAGACTATGAACTTGGGAATCAG ACTCGGTCTTGACCCTAAACTTTTGGCCAAAATCCTGAACATGAGCTCCGGCCGGTGCTGGTCGAGTGACACCTACAACCCTGTGCCTGGAGTTATGGAGGGAGTCCCCTCTGGGAATAACTACCAGGGAGGCTTCGGCACCCAGCTGATGGCGAAG gaCTTGGGCCTCGCACAGAACACGGCCACGAACACAAAGACTCCTGTCCCCCTCGGCTCCTTAGCCCATCAGATGTACCGTATGATGTGTGCACGTGGTTATGCCAATAAAGATTTCTCCTCCGTGTTCCAGTTCCTGCGCGAGGAGGATGGTCAGTAA
- the tax1bp1b gene encoding tax1-binding protein 1 homolog B, whose product MALFLDGTLLSNNMDTSNFAHVIFQNVGKSYLPHAALECHYTLTQFIRPHPKDWVGIFKVGWSTARDYYTFLWSPLPENYMEATAVNRTVVFQGYYVPNDDCEFYQFCYVTHKGEIRGASTPFLFRASSPTDDELLTVEDECNSDILVVTTKAGFLEKKVEEAQREKEELVKNIALLQHEKEQLEAEKESLQKEFEQERDTCVQLRRENQEVQNSSQALQEEKEEVKRRLEEATAKVIQLEEDLIGVTQKGLQKETELDSLKDRVKKLTAEKEALDSHLKNEKDEKELYKIHLKNRELENTKLSAELQMLKSVDVNKENTIAQFKDEVGRLQMGLTEKEKQYREILAKVSPLGDMKAMKEQLRQKEEQLQANQQQSSLLSAELRDASRTRDRTMSELYHMKLEADALRQAKTEAQAQCVLLERLVEQMKTQEARQEAAKAEEEAAADPAVLPELQREVEDLKMRLHMAAEHYKEKYKECQRLQKQVLKLSEQPGEVKRCSAQEVTAIPLSVSPDTSVPGSPGSADPMLEAIIQEKLKGFSREASDRNDKYRKCKQLLMEEKDRSCMFADELAKMEVKFKEQLKTNENLKLQLAAEEDRYKGQVAEKGRELKELKDTLALVVKEKEKLEGELQKGSCSRKGDQGVSEKTSLESIQSSVPLFLQYPVPYTQDAPTPLLVSQSPSKLQFGNPYSASKDEADEEFSDDQLLRLPPVGPPSWDSNVVCIQPTRNHSRPEGHEESEEKQHNNNNGNTNQQPAATETHSPFVSDAQPAFCFDPSMDMKRCPLCEVIFPPNYDQSKFEEHVESHWKICPMCSEQFPLDCDQKVFENHVLTHFDGHTLNFD is encoded by the exons ATGGCACTGTTCCTGGACGGAACTTTATTAAGCAACAACATGGACACGTCAAACTTTGCCCACGTCATCTTCCAGAATGTGGGGAAGAGTTACCTGCCACATGCTGCACTGGAGTGCCACTATACCCTGACGCAGTTCATCAGACCACATCCAAAGGACTGGGTTGGCATATTCAAG GTCGGTTGGAGCACAGCGAGGGACTATTACACATTCTTGTGGTCACCGCTTCCTGAGAACTACATGGAGGCCACCGCAGTCAACAGAACAGTGGTCTTTCAGG GATATTATGTTCCCAATGACGACTGCGAGTTCTACCAGTTCTGCTACGTGACCCACAAAGGTGAGATCCGTGGAGCCAGCACGCCATTCCTGTTTCGGGCCAGCAGCCCCACAGATGACGAGCTGCTGACTGTGGAGGATGAATGCAACTCTGACATCCTGGTGGTCACCACCAAGGCGGGCTTCCTCGAG AAAAAGGTGGAAGAAgcccagagagagaaagaggagctggTCAAAAATATAGCCCTGCTGCAGCATGagaaggagcagctggaggctgAGAAGGAGAGTCTGCAGAAAGAGTTTGAGCAGGAGAGAGATACGTGTGTCCAGCTGAGAAGAGAGAACCAA GAGGTGCAGAATTCTTCCCAGGCCCtgcaagaggagaaagaggaggtcAAGAGGAGACTGGAGGAAGCCACAGCCAAAGTCATACAGCTGGAGGAGGATCTGATTGGAGTCACTCAGAAGGGCCTACAAAAGGAAACTGAGCTGGACAG TCTCAAAGACAGAGTGAAGAAACTTACAGCAGAGAAGGAGGCACTTGATTCTCATCTCAAGAATGAGAAAGATGAGAAGGAACTCTACAAG ATTCACCTGAAAAACCGGGAGCTGGAGAACACTAAGCTGAGTGCAGAGCTACAAATGCTGAAGTCTGTGGATGTAAACAAGGAAAACACCATTGCCCAGTTTAAAGATGAGGTGGGACGTCTGCAGATGGGCCTCACTGAGAAGGAGAAGCAGTACAGAGAGATCCTGGCCAAAGTTTCTCCCCTG ggAGATATGAAGGCCATGAAGGAGCAGCTGCGGCAGAAGGAAGAACAGCTCCAGGCCAACCAGCAGCAGTCCTCGCTGTTATCCGCTGAGTTGCGGGATGCCTCTAGGACTCGGGACCGTACCATGTCTGAGCTCTACCACATGAAGCTGGAGGCCGATGCCCTTCGCCAGGCCAAGACTGAAGCTCAGGCCCAGTGTGTCCTCCTGGAGCGCCTGGTGGAGCAGATGAAGACACAGGAGGCCAGGCAGGAAGCA gccaaagcagaggaggaggctgctgcagaCCCAGCGGTTTTAccggagctgcagagagaggtggaggaccTGAAGATGCGGCTGCACATGGCTGCTGAACACTACAAGGAGAAATACAAGGAATGTCAGAGACTGCAAAAACAAGTGCTTAAGCTCTCTGAACAGCCAGGG gAGGTGAAGAGATGCTCAGCACAAGAAGTCACAGCAATCCCTTTATCAGTGAGTCCAGACACATCAGTGCCAG GGAGTCCAGGCTCTGCTGATCCTATGCTGGAAGCCATCATCCAGGAGAAGCTCAAAGGCTTCAGCAGGGAGGCGTCCGACAGAAATGACAAGTACAGAAAATGCAAGCAGCTGCTGATg gaggagaaggatCGTAGCTGCATGTTTGCTGATGAGCTGGCCAAAATGGAGGTGAAATTCAAGGAGCAGCTGAAGACCAATGAAaatctgaagctgcagctggcaGCAGAGGAAGATCGCTACAAG GGCCAGGTTGCCGAGAAGGGACGGGAGCTGAAGGAACTGAAGGACACCCTCGCACTTGTtgtgaaggagaaggaaaaactGGAAGGG GAGCTCCAGAAGGGTagctgcagcaggaagggaGATCAGGGGGTCAGTGAGAAAACCAGCTTGGAGAGCATCCAGTCCAGCGTGCCTTTATTCCTGCAGTACCCGGTCCCTTACACCCAGGAcgcccccacccccctgctGGTCTCTCAGAGCCCCAGCAAGCTGCAGTTTGGGAACCCTTACTCTGCCTCAAAAG ATGAGGCAGATGAGGAGTTCTCAGATGACCAGCTGCTGAGGCTGCCCCCGGTGGGCCCGCCCTCCTGGGACAGCAATGTGGTGTGTATCCAACCCACCCGCAACCACAGCCGGCCAGAGGGCCACGAGGAGTCCGAggaaaagcaacacaacaacaacaat GGTAACACCAACCAACAGCCCGCTGCAACTGAGACTCACAGCCCCTTTGTGAGCGATGCACAACCAGCCTTCTGCTTTGATCCCAG CATGGACATGAAGCGGTGTCCGCTCTGCGAGGTCATCTTCCCGCCCAACTACGACCAGAGCAAGTTCGAGGAGCACGTGGAGAGCCACTGGAAAATCTGCCCGATGTGCAGCGAGCAGTTCCCACTGGACTGCGACCAGAAGGTGTTTGAGAATCACGTGCTCACCCACTTCGACGGCCACACGCTTAACTTCGACTAG
- the hoxa13b gene encoding homeobox protein Hox-A13b: protein MTASLLLHSHWIDPVMFLYDNGLDERSKNMEGFTGGNFAANQCRNLLAHPTSLAPSTTYAASEVPVSGMGEPGKQCSPCSATQSSPNASLPYGYFGSSYSYPCRMSHGSVKACAQPSGYGDKYMDSSVAGEEFSSRAKEFAFYQGYSSGPYQPSYLDVPVVPALSAPSEPRHEPLLPMEPYQPWAITNGWSGQVYCTKEQPQPNPLWKSSLKYDLAFFFPSSESISAGDSSARRGRKKRVPYTKVQLKELEREYTTNKFITKDKRRRISAQTNLTERQVTIWFQNRRVKEKKVVHKFKSSS from the exons ATGACCGCCTCATTGCTCCTCCACTCGCACTGGATTGACCCGGTGATGTTCCTCTACGACAACGGCCTGGACGAGAGAAGCAAGAATATGGAGGGATTTACTGGAGGCAATTTCGCTGCGAACCAGTGCAGGAACTTGTTAGCGCATCCGACCTCGCTGGCTCCCAGCACCACTTACGCTGCGAGTGAGGTGCCAGTCTCTGGCATGGGGGAGCCGGGCAAACAGTGTAGCCCCTGTTCTGCCACTCAGAGTTCACCCAACGCGTCTCTGCCCTATGGATATTTTGGCAGCAGTTACAGTTATCCATGTAGGATGTCACACGGCAGCGTCAAGGCGTGCGCGCAGCCCTCTGGCTATGGCGATAAATACATGGACTCCTCTGTCGCCGGTGAGGAGTTTTCGAGCAGGGCGAAAGAATTTGCTTTTTACCAGGGCTACTCCTCTGGTCCCTACCAGCCAAGCTACTTGGATGTGCCTGTCGTGCCGGCGCTCAGTGCGCCATCTGAGCCAAGACACGAGCCCCTGCTGCCCATGGAGCCCTACCAGCCATGGGCCATCACCAATGGCTGGAGTGGTCAAGTTTACTGCACCAAGGAGCAGCCACAGCCAAATCCTCTGTGGAAATCCTC ATTGAAATATGACCTTGCatttttcttcccctcctcagAATCGATATCTGCTGGAGACAGCTCTGCCCGCCGTGGGAGGAAGAAGCGTGTGCCATACACCAAGGTGCAGCTGAAAGAACTGGAGAGGGAGTACACCACCAATAAATTCATCACCAAGGACAAAAGGAGAAGGATATCCGCGCAGACGaacctgacagagagacaagTGACAATCTGGTTTCAGAACAGGCGCGTAAAGGAGAAGAAGGTCGTTCATAAATTCAAGAGCTCCAGTTAG